The following are encoded together in the Scytonema millei VB511283 genome:
- a CDS encoding class I adenylate-forming enzyme family protein produces MNITQHIERGCHLFPDKPALIFEGTTFTYAELDRLANRVANGLRELGVHRSDRIALFLPNIPEFIISYLGILKLGAIAVSLNAMLKSSEVKFILDDCGAKAVVTTADLVKNIPQQDLPQLKHVLIAEGTATEGTSLAELMANASPSARGIEMDRYAPAAIVYTSGTTGFPKGATLSHGNLISNSYSQQHCCGMQAEDRILLYLPLFHCFGQNAVLNAGLNACATLVLHRNFDLTKILKSVTDEQITMFFGVPSVFLVLLNMDLPKDQLKSVRFFFSGAAPLPTEVAQKWYDKYGLVVHQGYGLTETSPCASYNHDYIYKPGSVGTAIENVEMKIVNNGKEVEPGEIGEIAIRGPNVMLGYWNRPFETAEAIKNGWFYSGDIGRMDEDGFFYIVDRSKDMINVAGFKVYPTEVENVIYEHPAVAEVAVYGVPDLEKSEIVKANIILKPDCNVTEKQMIAFCAERMAAYKMPKTIKFVDSIPKNPTGKVLKRVLRDEAANEAALKKGNAAVGAIAKPIPLVATTSVPSNDTSGGGVLKSLGNIFKRRN; encoded by the coding sequence ATGAACATCACACAGCACATAGAGCGCGGTTGTCATTTATTTCCCGATAAACCTGCACTGATTTTTGAAGGCACGACTTTTACTTATGCTGAGTTAGATCGGCTAGCTAATCGCGTTGCCAACGGGTTGCGAGAATTGGGCGTTCACCGTAGCGATCGCATTGCCTTATTTTTGCCCAATATTCCCGAATTTATCATCTCCTATTTGGGAATTTTGAAACTGGGCGCGATCGCCGTCTCGCTCAATGCCATGCTCAAAAGCAGTGAAGTCAAGTTTATCCTCGACGATTGCGGTGCTAAGGCTGTGGTGACGACAGCAGATCTGGTGAAAAATATTCCCCAACAAGACTTACCGCAGCTCAAACACGTTCTGATTGCTGAAGGTACGGCTACTGAGGGAACTAGCCTCGCCGAACTGATGGCGAATGCTTCACCCAGCGCCCGTGGGATAGAAATGGATCGCTACGCTCCGGCGGCGATCGTCTATACTTCGGGAACGACGGGGTTTCCTAAAGGAGCTACCCTGTCTCATGGTAATTTAATTTCTAACAGCTACTCGCAACAGCATTGTTGTGGAATGCAGGCTGAGGATCGGATCTTACTCTATCTGCCCCTATTCCATTGTTTCGGGCAAAATGCCGTCTTGAATGCCGGACTTAATGCCTGTGCCACGCTGGTATTACACCGCAATTTCGATCTGACGAAAATCCTGAAGTCTGTCACTGACGAACAAATCACCATGTTTTTTGGCGTGCCGTCAGTCTTTCTTGTTTTGCTGAATATGGATTTGCCTAAAGACCAACTCAAGTCAGTGCGGTTTTTCTTTTCTGGTGCTGCACCCCTCCCAACAGAAGTGGCTCAGAAGTGGTACGACAAGTACGGGCTGGTGGTTCATCAAGGCTACGGTTTAACCGAAACATCCCCCTGCGCCAGCTACAACCACGACTATATCTATAAACCTGGGTCGGTTGGGACGGCGATCGAAAATGTGGAAATGAAAATTGTCAACAATGGCAAAGAAGTCGAGCCAGGGGAGATAGGCGAGATCGCGATTCGGGGTCCCAACGTCATGCTCGGTTACTGGAATCGTCCGTTTGAAACCGCCGAAGCGATTAAAAATGGTTGGTTTTACAGTGGCGATATCGGACGCATGGACGAAGACGGCTTCTTTTACATCGTCGATCGCTCTAAGGACATGATCAACGTGGCTGGGTTTAAGGTGTATCCCACGGAAGTTGAAAACGTCATCTACGAACATCCAGCCGTTGCTGAAGTTGCTGTCTATGGCGTACCCGATTTAGAAAAAAGCGAAATCGTCAAAGCCAACATCATTCTGAAGCCGGATTGCAACGTCACCGAAAAACAGATGATTGCTTTCTGCGCTGAAAGAATGGCAGCTTACAAGATGCCAAAAACGATTAAATTTGTCGATTCCATTCCCAAAAACCCCACAGGCAAAGTGTTGAAGCGAGTTTTGCGCGATGAAGCAGCCAACGAAGCCGCGCTGAAAAAAGGCAATGCTGCTGTAGGGGCGATCGCCAAACCAATTCCTTTAGTCGCTACAACATCAGTGCCTAGTAACGATACAAGCGGCGGCGGCGTACTCAAATCGTTGGGGAATATTTTCAAACGCCGAAATTGA
- a CDS encoding HAL/PAL/TAL family ammonia-lyase has translation MNVVDFQTNKSLPLVNDPNKTVVVGDNSLTIDDVVSVARHGAKVRLSDREDVLQGVQASCDYIAEAVASGAPIYGVTSGFGGMANVVISPESAQLLQNNLIWYHKAGAGQKLSKPDVRAAMLLRANSHMYGASAIRLELIRRVETFLNADVTPHVHEFGSIGASGDLTPLAYITGAITGLDTCYKVDFNGEEVDAPTALNRLGLQPLPLLPKEGLAMMNGTSVMTGIAANCVYDARVLLALSMGAHALAIQGLYGTNQSFHPFIHDRKPHPGQKWAASQMLDLLVGSLLIRDELNGSHDYRGGDPIQDRYSLRCLPQYMGPIVDGLAEITTQIEQEMNSVTDNPLIDAEQQASYHGGNFLGQYVGMGMDRLRYHMGMLAKHLDVQIALLVAPEFNHGLSASLVGNRERSVNMGLKALQITGNSIMPILSFYGNSIADRYPTHAEQFNQNINSQGFASANLARRSIEIFQQYMAVALMFGVQAVDLRTHLIADHYDASECVSPTTRELYLAVREVVGVPPSADRPYIRNDNEQPLDDHIARIAADVASGGRIVAAMQSVLSSLK, from the coding sequence ATGAACGTAGTTGATTTCCAAACAAACAAGTCACTGCCTTTAGTTAACGATCCGAATAAGACTGTCGTTGTCGGTGATAATAGCCTGACCATAGATGATGTCGTGAGCGTGGCACGGCATGGCGCAAAAGTGCGCTTGAGCGATCGCGAAGATGTTTTGCAAGGCGTTCAGGCATCGTGCGACTACATTGCTGAGGCTGTGGCATCGGGAGCGCCAATTTACGGCGTAACATCTGGTTTTGGTGGCATGGCGAATGTTGTAATTTCGCCTGAATCCGCTCAACTGTTGCAAAATAACTTGATTTGGTATCACAAAGCAGGCGCGGGACAAAAGTTGTCGAAACCAGACGTACGAGCGGCGATGCTCTTGCGGGCTAATTCTCACATGTATGGAGCGTCAGCGATTCGGCTCGAACTGATCCGGCGCGTAGAAACTTTCTTGAATGCCGATGTCACGCCACACGTTCATGAATTTGGCTCAATTGGGGCGAGTGGCGATCTCACGCCTTTGGCATACATTACAGGGGCAATTACCGGACTCGATACCTGTTATAAAGTTGACTTCAACGGGGAAGAAGTTGATGCTCCCACAGCTCTAAATCGACTGGGATTACAACCATTGCCACTCCTACCTAAAGAAGGGCTGGCGATGATGAACGGGACTTCGGTAATGACGGGGATTGCGGCAAATTGCGTTTACGACGCGAGAGTTCTCCTCGCACTCTCAATGGGAGCGCACGCCCTTGCGATTCAAGGTTTATACGGGACGAATCAATCATTCCACCCGTTTATCCACGATCGCAAACCGCATCCTGGGCAAAAGTGGGCAGCTAGTCAAATGCTCGATCTTTTGGTGGGTTCGCTGTTAATCCGCGATGAGTTAAATGGCTCGCATGACTATCGCGGTGGAGATCCGATCCAAGATCGTTATTCCCTGCGTTGCTTGCCCCAGTATATGGGACCCATCGTCGATGGTTTGGCAGAGATTACGACTCAAATCGAGCAAGAAATGAACTCGGTGACTGACAATCCCCTAATCGATGCCGAGCAACAAGCTAGCTACCACGGTGGCAACTTCCTCGGACAGTACGTAGGCATGGGAATGGATCGCCTGCGCTACCACATGGGGATGTTAGCCAAGCATCTCGATGTCCAAATTGCGCTTTTGGTCGCTCCCGAATTTAACCACGGGCTATCAGCGTCTTTAGTTGGTAACAGAGAGCGCAGCGTCAATATGGGCTTGAAGGCACTGCAAATTACTGGCAACTCGATCATGCCAATATTATCGTTCTATGGCAACTCGATCGCCGATCGCTACCCCACCCATGCCGAACAATTCAACCAAAATATCAACAGCCAGGGATTTGCTTCTGCCAATTTAGCACGGCGATCGATCGAGATCTTCCAGCAATATATGGCAGTGGCGCTGATGTTTGGAGTTCAAGCTGTTGACCTGCGGACGCACTTAATTGCAGACCATTACGACGCAAGCGAGTGCGTTTCACCTACAACCAGAGAGTTGTACCTAGCCGTGCGCGAGGTCGTTGGCGTTCCACCTTCAGCAGATCGTCCCTACATCCGCAACGATAACGAGCAACCGCTAGACGATCATATTGCTCGCATTGCCGCTGATGTTGCCTCTGGTGGTCGGATTGTGGCAGCAATGCAAAGTGTTTTGTCTAGTTTGAAGTAA
- a CDS encoding thioesterase domain-containing protein → MSHSAQTVRLDQSNLEADYVAPQNSTQTQLVEIWEQLLEITPVSIRDNFFEIGGDSLLAVRLFAQIEQTFGKSLSLSTLLQSPTVEQLASVLGETTSPSWSSLVPIQPNGSKPPFFCVHGNGANVLVFNELANHLGTEQPFYGLQARGVDGKEAALDRIEDMAAFYIQEMRTVQPEGPYFLGGFSSGGLVAYEIAQQLHAEGEEVAFLGLFDTFVPGSFPPVSIPERLARHWRNLFRLGAKYPLKMLRSAWLRVYNKNVCRLYQLFRINWLDWPYERKRRYIGICIRRAVKAYVPQVYPGQVTLFRASEPPMGWYYMGRDFPTPDDWYDRDPQYGWGNLVGELESHDVSGHHGSMLKEPHVAGLTEKLRASLDAALNTAELTGSNHVS, encoded by the coding sequence ATGAGCCATTCTGCCCAAACAGTTAGATTAGACCAATCCAATTTAGAAGCAGACTATGTAGCACCCCAGAATTCTACCCAAACTCAACTGGTCGAGATCTGGGAACAGCTTTTAGAAATTACGCCCGTCAGCATCAGAGACAACTTTTTTGAGATTGGGGGAGATTCGCTCCTCGCCGTCCGTTTGTTTGCGCAAATCGAGCAAACATTTGGCAAAAGTCTTTCCCTATCTACCTTGCTCCAGTCTCCCACAGTGGAACAACTAGCAAGCGTTCTCGGTGAAACAACATCACCATCTTGGTCTTCGCTCGTACCAATTCAACCAAATGGCTCGAAACCACCGTTCTTTTGCGTTCATGGTAATGGCGCAAACGTGCTTGTGTTTAACGAATTAGCTAACCATTTGGGAACGGAACAGCCTTTTTATGGATTGCAAGCACGCGGGGTGGATGGCAAAGAAGCAGCCCTAGATCGAATTGAAGATATGGCGGCTTTCTACATTCAAGAAATGCGTACCGTCCAGCCAGAAGGACCTTATTTTTTAGGCGGCTTTTCTTCTGGAGGCTTGGTGGCGTATGAGATCGCCCAGCAGTTGCACGCAGAAGGCGAAGAAGTCGCTTTTTTAGGCTTGTTCGATACCTTTGTACCTGGTAGTTTCCCACCAGTATCAATTCCAGAAAGACTAGCACGTCACTGGCGCAACCTTTTCCGACTGGGAGCCAAATATCCTTTAAAAATGCTCAGAAGTGCATGGCTGAGAGTATACAACAAAAATGTTTGTCGGCTATATCAATTATTCAGAATTAACTGGCTGGACTGGCCCTACGAACGGAAAAGAAGATATATAGGAATTTGTATCAGGCGAGCAGTAAAAGCTTACGTACCGCAAGTTTACCCAGGTCAGGTGACTTTGTTTCGCGCTAGCGAACCGCCGATGGGTTGGTACTACATGGGACGAGATTTTCCCACACCCGATGATTGGTACGACCGAGATCCGCAATACGGCTGGGGGAACCTTGTCGGAGAATTGGAAAGCCACGACGTTTCCGGTCATCACGGCTCAATGCTCAAAGAACCTCATGTCGCAGGCTTGACCGAGAAATTAAGAGCTAGCTTAGATGCCGCATTAAATACAGCAGAATTGACTGGGAGTAATCATGTTAGTTGA
- a CDS encoding beta-1,6-N-acetylglucosaminyltransferase produces MKVCYFIQSHKNPQQIHRLIRTIKQQSPNSLVLVNHDFSVSNLDIKAVGNYSGIEVIKRYELVKRGNSSILEIYLDAIHWLLARGFHFDWLVCLSGQDYPTQPISKTEEFLAQTEYDGFIRYHDPLAEKSAWNEKSIQRFFNQYVQVPESMSWLLRKYSGKIQHYTPLIVKWRYSMVGMKTKTPFDRNFKCYRGWHWNTLSQACVKFLMNYLNNHPKILRYYKKTIGPEESLVQTVLVNSQQFNLCNDDKRYHDYPLELGGYARLLTVKDYPIVTNGSFHFARKFDAEIDSEILDLLDAQVLNNSPHSPEHI; encoded by the coding sequence ATGAAGGTATGCTACTTTATCCAAAGTCACAAAAATCCACAGCAAATTCATCGTCTAATTCGCACTATTAAACAACAAAGTCCTAACTCTCTAGTTTTAGTCAATCATGACTTTAGCGTATCTAATTTAGATATAAAAGCAGTAGGCAATTATTCAGGTATCGAAGTAATCAAAAGATATGAGTTGGTCAAAAGAGGCAATTCCTCAATTTTAGAAATTTATTTAGATGCAATTCATTGGTTGCTCGCTCGTGGTTTTCATTTTGATTGGCTAGTCTGTCTTTCCGGTCAAGATTACCCAACTCAACCCATCTCTAAAACTGAGGAGTTTCTGGCTCAAACTGAATACGATGGCTTTATCCGCTATCACGATCCGCTAGCAGAAAAATCCGCTTGGAATGAGAAGAGTATTCAGCGATTTTTTAATCAGTACGTGCAGGTTCCAGAATCAATGAGTTGGCTGCTCAGAAAGTATTCTGGAAAAATTCAACACTACACGCCGCTGATTGTCAAATGGCGATATTCTATGGTCGGAATGAAAACAAAAACTCCGTTCGATCGCAATTTTAAATGTTACAGAGGATGGCACTGGAATACTCTCTCTCAAGCCTGTGTCAAGTTTTTAATGAACTACTTGAACAACCATCCTAAAATCTTGAGGTATTACAAAAAAACGATTGGTCCTGAAGAATCTCTAGTTCAAACTGTGTTAGTCAATAGTCAGCAGTTCAATCTTTGTAATGATGACAAGCGTTATCATGACTATCCTTTAGAGCTTGGAGGTTATGCTAGATTGCTAACTGTTAAAGACTATCCGATCGTCACTAACGGTAGTTTTCATTTTGCCAGAAAATTTGATGCCGAGATAGATAGTGAAATCTTAGACTTACTTGACGCTCAAGTCTTAAATAATTCTCCACATTCACCCGAACATATTTAA
- a CDS encoding FAD-dependent oxidoreductase, whose protein sequence is MLVDALKLPAATLVETDICIIGAGAAGITLARELRDRQEQVCLLESGGFDYEEQIQSLYAGENTGLPYFPLKEARGRYFGGSTNLWGGWSRPMDEIDFEPRAWMPYSGWCFPKAELDPYYERAQTACHLGPFEYDLAYWQEGLAQQQRRQVPFSTDELATYLWQIIPSTHLRFGDAYRAEIEQASNITTYLHANVLEIETNDSAQAVTRLRVASSDGKQFSVAAKVFVLAAGGIENPRLLLASNRVQSGGVGNQYDVVGRFFMEHPYLISGKLQPSRQIPLYTGRNCQIDETFVATALGLSKEVQEREQILNFAARLIPYEEEWVQAVTRLKRLGKPRPVGHQAFPKLQEHKEHRRKYFPSIKEGNKHSNDTTLLQDLTTAIANVDRIAAKAYQKLLKKGSSKQPQLCETHLIGEQAPNPDSRITLSRDRDKLGMNRVQLDWRLSPIDKYTIKRSQQLIAAEFERSGLGKMQIEMGDDDASWRSLRGSYHHIGTTRMSHNPREGVVDEHCQVHGIHNLYIAGSSVFPTSGLSNPTLTIVALAIRLADRIQEQMSRAEATAGAIG, encoded by the coding sequence ATGTTAGTTGATGCTTTGAAATTACCAGCCGCGACGCTGGTAGAAACAGACATTTGTATTATCGGTGCTGGTGCGGCAGGAATCACCCTCGCACGCGAATTGCGCGATCGCCAAGAACAAGTTTGTTTGCTTGAAAGTGGCGGATTCGACTATGAGGAACAGATTCAATCGCTGTATGCGGGCGAGAATACAGGTCTGCCCTATTTTCCCTTGAAAGAAGCGCGGGGGCGCTATTTTGGCGGTTCGACCAATCTCTGGGGTGGTTGGAGTCGCCCGATGGATGAGATTGACTTCGAGCCTCGTGCTTGGATGCCCTATAGCGGTTGGTGTTTTCCCAAAGCGGAGCTAGATCCCTACTACGAACGGGCGCAAACTGCTTGTCATTTGGGTCCGTTTGAATACGATTTGGCATACTGGCAAGAGGGATTGGCGCAACAGCAACGGCGACAAGTGCCATTTTCGACAGACGAGCTGGCTACTTATCTGTGGCAGATTATCCCATCAACACACTTACGCTTTGGCGACGCTTATCGCGCCGAAATCGAGCAGGCGAGTAATATTACTACCTATCTCCACGCTAATGTGCTGGAGATTGAAACCAACGACAGCGCTCAAGCCGTGACGCGGCTGCGGGTAGCAAGCTCCGATGGGAAACAGTTCTCGGTAGCAGCAAAAGTCTTTGTACTAGCAGCGGGTGGAATTGAAAATCCCCGCTTGTTGTTAGCTTCCAACCGGGTGCAAAGTGGTGGAGTCGGCAACCAATACGATGTGGTGGGCAGATTCTTCATGGAGCATCCCTATTTAATTTCTGGGAAACTACAGCCTTCCCGTCAAATCCCCCTATACACGGGCAGAAATTGTCAGATTGATGAGACATTTGTGGCGACGGCTCTAGGACTATCGAAAGAAGTGCAAGAGCGCGAGCAAATTCTCAACTTCGCCGCGAGACTGATACCTTACGAGGAAGAATGGGTACAAGCCGTGACGCGATTGAAGCGGTTAGGTAAACCGCGCCCGGTAGGACATCAAGCTTTTCCTAAGCTTCAGGAACATAAGGAACACAGGCGGAAGTATTTCCCCAGCATTAAGGAAGGTAACAAGCACAGCAATGATACGACTTTACTTCAAGATCTGACGACGGCGATCGCCAATGTCGATCGGATTGCAGCTAAAGCCTATCAGAAGTTGCTGAAAAAAGGCTCCTCGAAACAGCCGCAATTGTGCGAAACTCACTTAATTGGGGAACAAGCACCGAATCCCGATAGCCGAATTACCCTCAGCCGCGATCGCGATAAATTAGGGATGAATCGCGTCCAGCTTGACTGGCGTTTGAGTCCGATTGACAAGTATACGATTAAGCGATCGCAGCAATTAATTGCGGCAGAATTCGAGCGTTCTGGACTTGGCAAAATGCAAATCGAAATGGGCGACGATGACGCTTCCTGGCGATCGCTGCGCGGTTCGTATCACCACATCGGCACAACTCGCATGAGTCACAACCCCAGGGAAGGTGTGGTTGACGAGCATTGTCAAGTGCATGGAATTCACAACTTATATATCGCTGGTAGTTCCGTTTTCCCCACCAGCGGACTCTCCAATCCTACACTCACGATTGTGGCTCTAGCCATTCGGCTAGCAGATCGAATTCAAGAGCAGATGAGTCGTGCTGAAGCCACAGCAGGAGCGATCGGGTAA
- a CDS encoding GMC oxidoreductase produces the protein MFVDARTLPEDTVIDSEVCIIGTGPAGTTLAHEFRSQNFRVCLLESGGTELDEATQSLSQGRIVEEIKQKLDRSRCRQFGGTANRWRDRTGENHYSVRLLPLDKIDFEKRDWLPYSGWSFDKSHLDPFYERAQHLCRLRPFAYHAEDWEDDRTPRLPLAEERLETTMYQFGPRNVFTHELKSEIARSPNITTYLHANVVEIETNDTAKAITRVRVACLSGNQFWVAAKIFVLATGGIENARLLLLSNKTQKAGLGNQNDLVGRFFMEHPIFQIGVFRPKDRQLFNSTALYDLRWANNILVMGKLSLTDAVMRQWQLLNTSLILVPRSLAYESPAVKSLKTFLSSIRRGKLPEARSHLQAAINGIDEIKSHIYRRTFKIEENPYSISEGGWSYFQNNEKRFGAFEVWAATEQIPNPDIRVTLGEERDRLGLRKIQHILWHSSELEIQSNLQVQEILREEIAQADLGQFQSWRELTGRTKPKYYGGMHHMGTTRMHVDPKQGVVDEHCCIHGIANLYVAGSSVFPTGGAANPTLTIVALAMRLADRIKHVMKLDAIAIGNEQLLHVP, from the coding sequence ATGTTTGTTGATGCTAGGACATTACCAGAAGACACAGTCATTGACAGCGAAGTTTGCATCATCGGTACTGGTCCCGCCGGAACTACGCTGGCACATGAGTTTCGCTCGCAGAACTTTCGCGTTTGTTTGCTTGAAAGCGGGGGAACCGAGCTGGATGAAGCCACGCAATCTCTCTCCCAGGGCAGAATAGTTGAAGAAATTAAACAAAAGCTTGACAGGTCTCGCTGTCGTCAGTTTGGTGGTACTGCCAACCGCTGGAGAGATCGAACCGGAGAAAATCACTATAGCGTCAGACTGCTGCCGCTAGACAAAATCGATTTTGAAAAGCGGGATTGGTTGCCATATAGCGGCTGGTCGTTTGATAAATCTCACCTCGATCCGTTTTACGAACGCGCTCAACACTTATGCCGACTGCGACCCTTCGCTTACCATGCGGAGGATTGGGAAGACGATCGCACGCCACGGCTACCTTTAGCTGAGGAGCGGCTGGAAACGACCATGTATCAGTTTGGACCGCGCAACGTCTTCACGCACGAACTCAAAAGCGAAATTGCGCGATCGCCCAACATTACAACTTATCTCCATGCAAATGTTGTCGAGATTGAAACTAATGATACAGCTAAAGCGATAACTCGCGTCCGAGTCGCTTGTTTGTCGGGAAATCAATTTTGGGTAGCCGCTAAAATCTTCGTTCTTGCCACAGGTGGAATTGAAAATGCTCGTTTGTTGCTGCTGTCAAACAAAACTCAAAAGGCTGGATTAGGCAACCAAAACGATCTGGTTGGCAGATTTTTTATGGAACATCCAATTTTTCAAATTGGCGTGTTTCGACCGAAAGATAGACAGTTATTTAATTCAACTGCACTATACGATCTCCGCTGGGCAAATAACATTTTAGTTATGGGCAAACTGAGTTTGACAGACGCAGTGATGCGCCAGTGGCAATTATTAAATACGAGCTTAATTCTCGTTCCTAGATCGTTAGCATACGAGTCACCCGCTGTTAAGTCTCTGAAAACCTTTCTCTCATCAATACGACGGGGCAAATTGCCAGAGGCGCGATCGCATTTGCAAGCAGCAATTAATGGTATAGATGAAATTAAGTCTCATATTTATAGACGCACTTTTAAAATTGAAGAAAACCCCTATAGCATTAGCGAGGGCGGTTGGTCGTATTTTCAAAATAATGAAAAAAGATTTGGTGCGTTTGAAGTTTGGGCGGCTACGGAGCAAATACCGAATCCAGACATTCGAGTCACGCTAGGCGAGGAACGCGATCGCCTGGGACTCAGAAAAATACAACACATCCTCTGGCATTCGAGCGAGCTAGAAATTCAGAGCAACTTGCAAGTACAAGAAATCCTGAGAGAAGAAATTGCTCAAGCCGATCTCGGTCAGTTTCAGTCATGGCGCGAACTGACGGGACGTACTAAACCCAAATACTACGGTGGAATGCATCACATGGGAACAACCCGGATGCACGTCGATCCCAAGCAAGGTGTAGTCGATGAACACTGCTGCATTCATGGCATTGCTAATTTGTACGTGGCAGGCAGTTCTGTTTTTCCTACTGGGGGTGCTGCCAATCCAACTCTGACTATTGTTGCTTTAGCAATGCGGCTGGCAGATCGGATTAAACATGTGATGAAGCTAGATGCGATCGCCATAGGCAACGAGCAGTTGTTGCACGTTCCATAG
- a CDS encoding acyltransferase, producing MTESMDSSLTQNIWTQIGKIRQPDKLLGFLVTIWSRFWMKFAGLGYFGRFATWLATWFIPPYYERRRLAQYNSKGYIAPSATVYHSQLKLGANVFISDRVLIFEDRNSGSVKLGDRVRLHQDVCIQTGNGGSLQIGDNTSVQPRCQFSAYKSAIQIGNNVLIAPNCAFYPYDHAIAPDLPIAKQPLQTKGGIAIEDDVWLGFGVIVLDGVRIGKGAVIGAGAVVTQDIPEGAIALGVPARVVKLRSSLAESNLATSPSN from the coding sequence GTGACTGAATCTATGGATAGCAGTTTAACTCAAAATATCTGGACTCAAATTGGCAAAATAAGACAACCAGATAAATTACTCGGTTTTCTCGTAACTATCTGGTCGCGCTTTTGGATGAAATTTGCTGGATTAGGCTATTTCGGGCGATTTGCTACTTGGCTTGCTACCTGGTTCATTCCACCCTACTACGAGCGTCGTCGTTTAGCTCAATACAACTCAAAAGGATATATCGCGCCTAGTGCCACCGTGTATCACTCCCAATTGAAACTCGGTGCTAACGTTTTTATTAGCGATCGCGTCTTGATTTTTGAGGATCGCAATAGTGGTTCAGTCAAGTTAGGCGATCGGGTGCGCCTGCATCAGGATGTTTGCATTCAGACGGGGAATGGTGGCAGTTTGCAAATCGGAGACAATACATCCGTTCAGCCCCGCTGTCAGTTTTCAGCCTACAAGTCAGCGATTCAAATTGGTAACAATGTCTTGATTGCACCCAATTGTGCTTTCTATCCCTACGATCACGCGATTGCGCCAGATCTGCCGATCGCGAAGCAACCTTTACAAACCAAAGGAGGCATCGCGATCGAAGATGATGTCTGGTTAGGCTTTGGGGTCATCGTGCTAGATGGGGTACGCATTGGTAAGGGTGCGGTCATTGGTGCTGGTGCAGTTGTGACGCAAGATATACCGGAGGGCGCGATCGCTTTGGGCGTGCCTGCCCGTGTCGTGAAACTGCGCAGTAGTCTAGCAGAGTCAAATCTCGCAACCAGCCCCAGCAATTAG
- a CDS encoding glycosyltransferase family 2 protein: MKLSVIIPCYNEAGTISGQLEALTTQQWYAPWEIIISDNGSTDETVAIAEQYQESLPNLQIVDSSGRQGAAHARNVGASVAAGEALAFCDADDEVGAGWVSAMGEALSQHDFVAGKREYTKLNEPWTLAYRPLTQVDKLLTSHPPYLPHASSSNLGIKRSIHKAVGGFDETMLKVQDTDYCWRVQLAGIKLHFVPEAVVHYRLRDRLRAIYRQARLAGEYNVLLYKKYKALGMPKLSWKAGLKSWWRLFKQFPQIFSQQNRTKWVAHFARRWGRLQGSIKYRVLAL, encoded by the coding sequence ATGAAACTAAGTGTAATCATCCCCTGTTACAACGAAGCTGGCACTATTTCCGGTCAACTTGAAGCACTAACGACCCAACAGTGGTACGCACCTTGGGAAATTATCATTTCTGATAACGGTTCGACAGATGAAACAGTGGCGATCGCCGAGCAATACCAGGAAAGCTTACCTAACTTACAGATTGTAGACTCATCCGGTCGGCAAGGTGCGGCACACGCCAGAAATGTGGGTGCATCTGTGGCTGCGGGTGAGGCATTGGCTTTTTGCGATGCCGATGATGAGGTAGGTGCTGGATGGGTATCGGCTATGGGTGAAGCGCTCTCCCAGCACGATTTTGTGGCTGGCAAACGCGAGTACACAAAACTCAACGAACCTTGGACGCTTGCGTATCGCCCTCTGACTCAGGTAGATAAGTTGTTGACTAGCCATCCCCCTTATTTACCCCATGCATCTAGCAGCAACCTCGGGATCAAACGCTCGATCCATAAAGCTGTTGGTGGATTTGATGAAACTATGCTCAAAGTCCAAGACACCGACTATTGCTGGAGAGTGCAGCTTGCTGGGATAAAACTCCATTTTGTCCCAGAGGCAGTGGTTCACTACCGCTTGCGCGATCGCCTCAGGGCGATCTACCGTCAGGCGCGCCTTGCCGGAGAGTATAACGTTCTCCTGTACAAAAAATACAAAGCGCTAGGTATGCCTAAGCTTTCTTGGAAGGCAGGCTTAAAGTCTTGGTGGCGTTTATTCAAGCAATTCCCGCAGATTTTTTCTCAGCAAAATCGAACTAAATGGGTGGCACATTTTGCCCGCCGCTGGGGACGATTGCAAGGTTCTATCAAGTATCGAGTTCTAGCCCTCTAG